In Erigeron canadensis isolate Cc75 chromosome 8, C_canadensis_v1, whole genome shotgun sequence, the DNA window CTACAAATTGAAATCCTTAGAAACTGACGTTAGCCATTTGGCTAACGCCACTCCGACGTCAAGTCACTATCATCATTTTGtagaataaacaaacaaataaataaatgaataaataaaaaaggatttaAAAATCATACCTGATTTTGTCAATGAGACAAAATTAATTAGACATGATATAATTTAAGTTGGATGGCGTTCCAAGCTCTTGGAACTAATTTACCTTCTAGATCTTGTAACCAATAAGATCCTTTACCAGCTTCTGCCTCGATCAAATAAGGTCCTTCCTATTTTGGGTTCAATTTCCCATCAGGCTTGATCAAAGCTTTATTTAACACCAAATCCCCAACTTGAAATCTTCTTAATCTTAAGTTCTTATTATAAGACTTGGCGATTCGTTATTGATAAGCTGCTATTCTTATTCTGGTTCTTTCTCGTAATTCATCTAGAGCTTCCAAGCTTTCAAAcattaattctttgtttttcTCTTAAGTCAATAGACTTATCCTAACAGTTGGTAAGTCTATTTCAGTGGGCAATACTGCTTCTGCTCCAAAAACAAGCGAAAATGGGGTTTGCCCAGTTGCATTTTTAGAGGTTGTGCGATCAGCCCATAAGACAAATGGTAACCCTTCAGCCCATTTTCCTTTGGCTTGTCCCAGTCTTTTCTTTAGATTGttcataataatcttattacttGACTCTTCTTGACCATTGGCTTGAGGATGAACAGGGGTAGAAGTGATCATCTTAATTCCCCATCTTTCACAGAAATTTGTGGTTTTCTTTCCAATAAATTGTGAACCATTGTCACAAATTATCTCTGCTGGAACCCCAAATCTGGTCAATATATTCCTTTTGATGAAGGATATAACATGAGACTCCTGGATCTTGGAATATGCTTCAGCTTCAatccattttgaaaaataatctGTCATTGCCAAAAAATATTTCTTCCCCGTTGAAGATTCTGTCATTGGTCCTACAATATCCATTCCCCACTTCATGAATGGCCATGGTGACAAAACTGGATACATAGGTTCAGCTGGTTGATGATGAATGTTGCTATGTCTTTGACAAGCATCACACTTACTAGCATAATCTTCAACATCTTGTTTCATGGTTGGCCAATAATAACCAGTCCTTAAGATTTTTGAATGTAAGGATCTTCCAGCTGTGTGGTTCCCACATTCTCCTTCGTGAATATCTTTAAGAACCTCTTTGATCTCGGGTTCCTCTAAACACCTAAGATATGGTCCTGCAAGAGACTTTCTATACAAGATACCATTTATCATAGAATAATGTGCAGTTTTCATTCGAAAAGCCTTTGGGTTTTCATCCTTAGGAATTGTCCCATTGCTTATATATTCCTTTATAGGTGTCATCCATGAAGTTTGATTGTTTTCAGATTCTCCAGTTTCACTATCTTAAATAGCTAAAGTTTTATGAGACTCTTTATCTATGACAGGAtatagaacatgaactataggAATACTAGTTTCAGACGACATCTTAAATGTTGAACCTAGGTTTGCTAAGGCATCAGCTTCAACATTTTCTTCTCTAGGTACTTGTTCTATATCGAATAAGTCAAAATTTTCAGCTAATTTTTTAACTATATCTAGATATTGCATTAATTTTTCTCCTTTCGCAGCGTATGATCCATTAAACTGATTTGCTAAAAGTAATGAATCTACATATACTTTAAGGTTCCTAATATTCATATCTTTAGCCAATTGCATACCAGAAATTAAagcttcgtattctgcttcattATTAGTAGCTATGAAATGACAATTTACTGCTTGGGGTATGATATCCCCCTGTGGCGATTTTAGTATGATACCTAATCCTATTCCTTTAACATTAGCAGCACCATCAGTATATAGGATCCATTTTTCAGTTGCTTCTTCTAGCATTTTAACTTCTAAGTCCACTTCTTGTTGTAAGTCAGTACTAAAATCAGCCACAAAATCAGCTAAAGCTTGAGATTTTATAGCATTTCTAGGTTCATATACTAAGTTAAAGGCACTTAATTTTACAGACCATTTAGCCATTCTTCCTGATACTTCAGGTTTTCTAAGCACACATTTTATAGGGTAATTTGTCCTAACATGTATAGCATGCGTTTCAAAATAATGTCTAAGTTTAGTAGATGCCATGACTAATGCAAGTTTTCGAGATGAGAGTACCTGGTTTCAGCATCAATTAAACTTTTACTTATGTAGTAGACGGGATTCTGTATGCCTTCAGATTCCTTTACAAGAACTGCGCTTACTGCATTTGATGATACTGCCATGTAAAGATATAAAGGCTCACCATCTTCAGGCTTCATCAGCAGCGGAGGGGTTGATAAGTACTTTTTTAATTCCTGAAAGGCCTCTTCTTGCTTTTCACCCCATTCgaatttcttattctttttcagAATATCGTAAATATCTTTGCATCTATTTGAGGATCTTGAAATAAATCTGTTGAGAGCTGCTAATCTGCCAGTTAATCTTTGGATGTCTTTAGCATTCGACGGAGACTTCAAATTTAATATTGCTTTAATTTGCTCCGGGCTAGCTTCAATTCCTCTTTTGGTGACCATATATCCTAAGAAATTTCCAGCTCTGACTCCAAAATTACACTTGGCGGGATTTAACTTCATATTGTACTTGTCCAGGATGTTGAAGGCTACTTCAAGATCCTTTAAGTGATCTTCAGCTCTCTTGGACTTTACCACCATATCGTCGATATAGACTTACATGGTATCCCCCCAGTTgatctttgaacatcatattcACTAGCCTTTGATATGTTACACCTGCATTtttaagaccaaaaggcattgcaatataacaataaataccTGTCGGTGTCATGAAGGCTGTGGCTTCCTGATCTTTAGGTTCCATTTGTATCTGTTTAAATCCTGAGGAGGCATCCATGAATGTTAGCATCTCATGTCCCGAAGTTGCATCGACCATTGCATCAATATGTGGTAGTGGAAATGGATCTTTTGGACAAGCTTTGTTTAGATCAGTAAAATCTACACAAACTCtccattttccatttttcttttgtatgaCCACCATGTTTGCCAGCCATTCTGGGAATTTAACTTCTCTAATCATTTTAGCCTTTAATAATCTTTCAACATCTTCCTGGATTATAGCATTTCTTTCAGGAGcaaattttcatcttttttcaTGAATAGGCTTGAAGCTTTTGTCGATTCCCAGCTTGTGTGTGATGACATCTCTTGATATTCCAGTCATATTTTCTTGTTTCCAAGCGAAAGTCTTCATTCTAGCTTTGAGGAAATCAGTAAATTTGACTTCCATATCTTTTGATATCTTTTTCCCTATTAAAACTTTAATGTTAGGATCTTCAGGAACCAAGATAACTTCCTTTACATCTTGCTCTTCTGGTTCGTCTACATCGAAGACCCTTTTCTGTAATTGCTATTGTGAAATTGGCTTTGCAGCTGACTTCATGCTGGATGTGTAGCATTCTCTTGCTTCTTGCTGATCTCCCTTGACAGTAACTACTCCCCAAGGTGTTGGAAGTTTAACACATTGGTGATATGTTGAAGGTACTGCCTTCATTTCGTGTATCCAGGGTCTTCCCAAGATTATGTTGCATCCTGGGAGAGAATCTACAACACAGAATTTCTGCATCGAATTCATCTCTCCAACATAAACTGGTAATTTTATTTCACCCACTGTATATTTAGTTTTCCCACTGAATCCAATCAATGGAGAAGCCTTTCCATTGATATCTTCTTCCGAGATATCCATTCTTCATAATGTCTCCAGCTTGATGATATTCACTGAGCTCCcattatctatcaaaatcctgTGAACATAATGGTTAGCGATAAAAAGAGTAATTACCAGCCCATTACGATGAGGTTCCATGATatcatcaaaatcttcttcaaaggagATAATATCTGAGTCCGAATATGATGCTTTCTTCACACTTCTTTCTCTTTTATCTGCTTTGCTTTGCAAGTCTTTTTGCTGCTGAATATGTTGTCCCACACACTTCCGATCCCCCAGAGATGGTATTAATTACTTTTGCATTCGCTGGTGGGGAATCTGctttttgtgttgattttggTTTGGAAAAGTCCAAGACTTCAACATCTTTGGCCTTCTTCCTTCCAAGGAGTTCTGTCAAATATCCTTTTGCTAATAAAGTGGATATTTCTCTTCTTAACATCTTGCAATCTTCGGTGATATGGCCAAAGTCTTCATGATAAGCACACCACTGGCTAGGATCTTTTTTCTTGAAGTATCCGTCATTTTTCTTCCGAGGCCATCTCACCTTGTCTCCAAGATCTCTAAGCGTCATTATAATGCCAGGAGTTCCTACAGAGAAATAGTATGATGCCAAAGTTGGATATTCGACCctgtcatcttcttcaacaacattgACTTGATCATTTACATGTCTTGAGTAAGGTTTGTGTCTCGGTTTAAACACTGGGGTTTCTGCCTTCCGATTTGGACGATCATATGATAAGGCATCTACTTTCGAAGTTGTAAGTTCATTTTCTTTGAGCCTTATAAATCTTGTTGCCCTTGCTTTTGCTTCATCTAAATTTCTGCATGGCGTCATTATGAGATCTTCCTGGAATTTAGATCCTTTATGGAGACCTCTCTGCAAAGCTTGAATAGCGGTCAACATATCTAATTTAGGAATATTAAGAGATTCTTTTGTAAATCTAGTCATAAAATCTCTAAGTGATTCATGcggtttttgaattattttatatagatcATCAATCAATTTCTCAAAAGTCCTACTGCATGAAAATtgacaataaaataaatttgttaaatcagcaaaaaaattaatagataGAGGAGGCAAACTCTGCAGCCATTTTAAGGCTGATCCAGATAGTGTCGATCCAAAGcttcttttaaatttgatggaattggcaCCGTTTCCATTTTCTCCAGATACAGCGCGATATGATCCTGTGGGTCAGTGGTTCCATCATATGGTTTCATATTTGGAACTTGGAATTTCTTCGGGATTTCTACGTTCGCAATCCTATCGCCATATCTGTTGATTAGATAGGACGCAGGGTTGACTTCAGGAAtcggattgcaaaatccagGAACGCTCGAAATCATGTCTTTAATCTTCTGAAATTCTCTAGTGATGTAATCATTTGCTCCTTATCCCTGCGATGGATTAGTAAAAGCAAAAGATCCAGCAAAATTATTAGAATTGTTCAAACCTGCACTCATGGTGGCCGATGTTCCAGCAACATGAGTGTTTTGCGGAATATTACTCCCAAAATTAGGAGTCGCAGTTGGCATCGACGTATTAATAGGAGCAGACTCAGGAGCAGTTGGAGTCGTTCAAAACAAATTCCTAGGAGTCATCGGTGGTCTGTTTCAAAAATCCTTGACTCAAGAATTTTGAATTGTGCCTGATTATATTCTTGATTAGTCTTAATTGTCTTATCAAGATTCTGCAAAATAGTAAACAAGTCAGGCAGTTCTTCAGAGTTAACATTCCTAGATCTGGTATTGTAGGGATCCGGATTGCCATAATCGTCGTAAAAACTCCTTCTTTGAGTCTGGCTTGATCTTGCATTCTCCTGAGATGAGTTTCCTGCCAGAATTTCTCCAGATAAGTCTGGGATCTGGAATGAATCCATTGGCTCCTTTCCTTTTTCCTGGGCAGAAGTTCGAGCAGCATTGTTCTTGTTTCTTCGATAAGAAGCACGTCCTGGAGGTGGAGGAGGCAAAGGAGGAGAAAGAACAAGAGTAATTTGTGAAGAATTAGTTGGTTTAGTCGACATCTTTGGtattagattttgaaaaatcaagatTTTTTATCAGATTGAAAGCACCTTttgccccacggtgggcgccaaattgttttggtcaaaaattatccaagataatcaaccttgaagacttagatcaattatgtaaccaaactttcgttcgtgaggttaagggcttgtaaaattgataaatcaagattatgtcgacttaaacaaaagaaggtagtcaaaagatttcgcaaataactatataatcaaatataagatagattaagcaagataaagaaagataaacgtaaataaatgcggaaaataaagagaacggaacaaagaacaccgagatttgttatcgaggaaaaacccttaatcctttatggattgccggcataaaaaccccgggaggaagcaatcgtccctgccttgttcttttattaatggtgtaaattggttacaatgatagagcgacttgatcgatctttctaagtaaagaaaagtgtgttggttgtttacaagtatgagcagagaaaataagcaagtaaatatgtgagtgtgtgtaacgttgtatatcctatgatcgatcaggtcCTCATTTATATAGAGCAGCCTAGTAACTAATTTTCCGAAATTACAGGGATCTTCCTAGTTTTCATCTAGTGAACGTTGGAGCATATGttgactgatattgtagccgtttgaagatattctcctcatgctgaattcctcttgaagtccgattatgatgttggactaagtcttctttgcgtgttaatcaaataagacatgtgttgaatctcttttgtaccgttagagatatttctcttgtgataaatatcaagttacctgcataatattctcatagaaacaatacttgaagtttatcgttagtaattcgtcaaggcgtgtcaagatcctgaaggtccatgatcttgaggtcccaagataatgaaacctgaaatttcacccataatAGTGGGTAGCACTGCTTCAGTTCCAAAGACAAGAGAAAATGGAGTTTGTCTAGTGGCCATTTTTGAAGTAGTTCGATCAGCCCATAAGACAAATGGAAGTTCTTTTGCCCAATTTTCCTTTTGCTTGTCCCAGTCTTTTCTTGAAATTATTCATGATGATTTTGTTGCTTGATTCTGCTTGCCCATTGGCCTAAGGATGAACAGGAGTAGAGGTGATCATCTTGATTCCCCAGCTTTTGTAGAAACTAGTTGTCCTTTTGCCAATAAATTGTGATCCATTGTCACAAATTATCTCAGCGGGAACTCCAAATcttgttaatatatttttcttgatgaAAGATATAACATGAGCTTCTTGGATCTTGGCATATGCTTCTGCTTCAATTCATTTAGAGAAATAATCAGTCATGGCCAAAAAGTACTTCTTCCCTGCTGAAGACTCCGTCATTGGTCCAACAATATCCATTCCCCACTTCATGAATGGCCAAGGAGAGAGAACTGGATACATAGGCTCTGCTGGTTGATGGTAAATGTTGCTATGTTGTTGACATGTGTAACATCCTgaacttttaattaacggttgacttgagtcgttaagtcaacacaacgtgttcgttaagtctctaagagatttaatgtttatgtgtgattaatgtgcattatgtgtaaggttttaaagccttaatgattcatgtgttaatgtgtttaaggtgATTAATTGTGATTAAAGTGTTAGTAAGTATTCCCGTTAAGTCGTTTAAGCCTTAGATGTGAAGATGTAAAGTTGAGGGGCTTAAGTGTAAGCTTTATAAAGGTTGGTCCAGCTGATTAGGGTTCCTTTAGCcctaatcataaacaaaaatatcagTTGTTGGCCTCTCCAAACTGTTCCCCCTCCTCTCCATTCGATTCCTTTGCAAAGCCTTCAAAACGTGTGATTTTGGGTGTGTTTGATCAAGCCTTTTGCATCCTTCTTGTAATGTACATGTAGTAAAGGTATAACAAAATTGATTGTATATCATTTatatcatataatcagatccataactgatctaggtcaTTAGAGGATCAATAAATGTCTTAAACAAGTGTTTTGAttgattcggtaacctaaaacgtttgttattgtgatgcaaatcaattaagggttaatcaatgatttcgtTGCATCATTATgatcttaaaatgatgaattttgaggtacaagagtcgttcataaggtttgtggtcgtttgggatgtgtttggttaggttttggagttgtttttcaTGTCTGGTCGTCGTAAATCCCGTTACaattgtgtaactcccgttagctgggtaaCTTGTGATACACCTGCACTGTAACTCCAATTACAattttcgtaactcccgttacatatttttgtaactcccgttagggactgattttgttaacatttttaaacgaccataacttttgaactgTAACTctatttttgacaaataagctatccatgGAAttgtgagagagtctactttctaatggtgatgctttttaaagtttaggatgatgtcaagtttacagaaaggttaatttagtgagtgatttccatgttccgtcgagttatgtaagctctaaagtattaaacgaacctccgatgcatcaagtcttgtcatgggtgatatttataggtatctaggcttgagtcatgaccataaataGTGGGTAATTaatagctcattatgtcgtttaatgattataggtagtcgggaatacttgcaaagctcggtaacttacgttatcatttgttgtgtgcttctacgaggtaagatacactactttgacacgctgagggttcaacaaaaacatagttttcatataataacttcccaatTGATATCTTGTTTACTTATGGTTaatcgggattatacgggaggtgatatgggctatgtatatgtatattgaagcctgaaatgctaccccataGATATGTGACgctatgatatgatatgatatgaagtgCTTTGAGTTGTTATGAGATACATTATGAAATGaactatgttatgcaatgaaagatgatatgtaatgatatgttatgaaatgtcatgcaatgatatgagatgtaatgatatgctatgaaatgatatgtaatgtcttgagatgaattgaaatgtgatatatgttgatgatatgtgaaatgtgcatgattacatggcttgttcatctagttcactagacttattaagttgccatgacacgtgcacgtttaagggctcAAACgttaagatgtatatgtgataatgTTTAGGTAAtatgaacacctaaactatatgagatgtgaaatcgagctcgtaatttagatgttaaagtgttaagcttaacccatacttgcccttgcccggctaagtgcgtagatgtggttgcttgggtggctccttgcaacatggtcaaagatgtgaagagtaatacgggaggtctgacccgccccacttgtcttgaacatacggattactccgggattggcttgccattccttaacgacaatgaCGTACaaccgtaaggtttgtccatccagtcgggtgtgacttatgtcacacttataaagatgcatatgtatatgagacgtgtgacttatgtcacaactttaaagatgtttagatgtgatatgtgaagatgcaaaagatgactaggcacatttaggatgacccattctaatatgaaagatgttgatgctatgatatgtatgtgagatgatatgtttgatgatatgtgccttaacgacttaatatgactttatataatgttttaaatggacaaacattttataaactatgtgttatcttacttagctaattcgttagctaacacttgctcttttaaaatgtgttgtgccctcaggtccaacaatagtgagcaggttgATGTGAGaaatgtgaggcatgggtagatgatcttgaagctggctgtagtttacccatagtggctacCCGCATTAGACGTTGAATTGTATTTACTAtaatgtcggttgtttaatgttgggcaaccgatggatttccattaagatttgttttgatgatatggctagtaacaccatttaatgaataaaccaaacagattttgctggtttggacttttaaagtttaattcctctttctttgacgccgttaggcgaaagtttttggaaatccatatttttaaacgacgggtgttacaacaTGCGTCACATTTCTTTGAGTATCCTTTTGCGTCTTGTTTCATAGTTGGCCAATAATAACCTATTCTCAAGATCTTGGAGTACAAAGATCTTCCTGCTGTATGGTTTCCACATTCACCTTCATGGATATTTTTAAGCACCTTAGTAGTTTCAGGATGTTCTAGACATCTAAGGTATGGTCCTGCAAGAGATCTTCTATACAGAGTACCATTTATCATAGAATAATGTGCAGTTTTCATGCGAAAATTCTGTGGGTGTTCATCATTAGGAATTGTCCCAGCATTTAGATACTCTATTATGGGTGTAGTCCATGAATTTTGGTTATTTTCAGATTGATCTGCTCCTGTATCTTGAATAGCCAATATCTTTATTGATTCTGATTCTATAGCAGGTTGCAAAATGTGAACTATAGGAATTTTAGTTTCTGGTGACATCTTAAGTGTTGATCCTAAATTAGCTAAAGTGTCAGCTTCAGTATTTTCTTCTCTAGGAACTTGTTCTATTTCAAACAAATCAAAGTTTTCTGCCAGTTTTTTGACAATTTCCAAATACTGTATCAAATTTTCACCTTTCGCAGCATATGTCCCATTAAAATGATTAGCTAAAAGCAATGAATCTACATATACTTTAAGATTTCTAATGTTCATATCATTAGCCAATTGCATGCCAGAAGTTAAAGCCTCGTATTTTGCTTCATTATTAGTGGCTATAAAATGACAATTTACTGCATGGGGTATGATATCCCCCTGTGGCGATTTTAGTACGATGCCTAACCCTATTCCTTTAACATTAGCTGCACCATCAGTATGTAAAATCCATTTTTTAGTGGATTCTTCTAGCATTTTAACTTCTAAGTCTACATCAGATTGCAAATCAGTACTGAAATCGGCCACAAAGTCTGCTAGGGCTTGAGATTTTATGGCAGTCCTAGGTTCATAGATTAAATTAAAAGCACTTAATTTAACTGACCATTTAGCCATCCTACTAGATAGTTTAGgctttcttaagacacattttaTAGGGTAATTAGTCCTAACATGTATAGCATGCGTTTCAAAGTAATGCCTAAGCTTAGTAGATGCCATTACCAATGCGAGTATAAGTTTTTCGAGATGAGAGTACTTGTTTTCAGCATCAATTAAACTTTTGCTTACATAATAAATAGGATTTTGCTGACCTTCTGTTTCCTTTACCAGTACTGCGCTTACTGAAGTTGAAGATACCGCCATGTAAAGGTATAAAGGCTCTCCATCTTCAGATTTCATCAATAGTGGAGGAGTGGATAGATATTTCTTCAATTCCTGGAAAGCCTCTTCCTGTTTTTCTCCCCACTCGaaccttttgttttttcttagAATATCATAAGATTCTTTGCATCTATCTGAAGATCTTGAGATAAATCTATTCAACGCTGCCAATCTTCCCGTCAGTCTTTGAATATCCTTGGCATTTGAAGGAGACTTCAAATTTAAGATGGCTTTGCTTTGCTCTGAACTTGCTTCAATTCCTTTCTTGGTGACCATATACCCTAGAAACTTTCCAGCACCAACCCCAAAGTTACACTTTGCAGGGTTTAGCTTCATATTATATCTATCTAGGATGTTGAAGGCCACTTCAAGATCTTTCAATTGGTCTTCAGCTCTCTTCGACTTGACCACCATATCATCTATGTATACTTCCATTGTATCCCAGTTGgtctttgaacatcatattgACTAACCTTTGATATGTTACACCTGCATTtttaagaccaaaaggcatTGCAATATAACAGTAAATACCTGTTGGTGTCATAAAGGCGGTGGCTTCCTGATCTTCAGGTTCCATTTGAATTTGCTGAAATCCAGAAGAAGCGACCATAAATGTCAGCATCTCATGTCCAGAAGTAGCATCAACCATTGCATCTATGTGAGGCAGAGGAAATGGATCTTTCGAGCAAGCTTTATTTAGATAAGTGAAATCTACACAAACTCTCCATTTTCCATTCTTTTTCTGCACCACAACTACGTTGGCTAGCCATTCAGGGAATTTTACTTCTTTGATCATCTTTGCCTTTAGTAGTCTTTCCACGTCTTCTTGAATAATGACATTTCTCTTAGGagcaaattttctttttttctgttAGATAGGCTTGAAACTCTTATCAATTCCAAGCTTGTTAGTGATTACATCTTTTGATAATCTTCTTGTTTCCAAGCAAAAGTCTTCATTCTTTTAATCAGGAAGTCAGTAAATTTGACTTCTAATTCTTTTGAGATTTTTGCTCCTAATAATACTTTAATATTAGGATCTTCAGGTGTTAGAATAATTTCTTTGACATCTTGCTCTTCTGGTTCATCAGCATCGAAGATCCTCTTCTGCAATTGCTATTGGGCAGTAGGCTTTGCTGCTGACTTCATGCTTGATGTGTAACATTCTTTAGCTTCTTGTTGATCACCTTTGACGGTAACGACTCCCCAAGGCGTTGGAATTTTAACACACTGGTGGTATGTTGATGGTACTGCCCTCATTTCGTGAATCCATGGTCTTCCAAGGATGATGTTGCAGCTTGGGAGGACGTCCACCACACAAAATTTTTGCAT includes these proteins:
- the LOC122610367 gene encoding uncharacterized protein LOC122610367; the encoded protein is MTRFTKESLNIPKLDMLTAIQALQRGLHKGSKFQEDLIMTPCRNLDEAKARATRFIRLKENELTTSKVDALSYDRPNRKAETPVFKPRHKPYSRHVNDQVNVVEEDDRVEYPTLASYYFSVGTPGIIMTLRDLGDKVRWPRKKNDGYFKKKDPSQWCAYHEDFGHITEDCKMLRREISTLLAKGYLTELLGRKKAKDVEVLDFSKPKSTQKADSPPANAKVINTISGGSEVCGTTYSAAKRLAKQSR